One stretch of Pecten maximus unplaced genomic scaffold, xPecMax1.1, whole genome shotgun sequence DNA includes these proteins:
- the LOC117319253 gene encoding uncharacterized protein LOC117319253 codes for NFMNARSTLSITDDKKPIKWTRGQAQSSVQEDGSSCGVFVLMNAEAILSNVPPTLMRQCHVHNYRQHALQRLLKTSTSSKEKIRRCDLSFCVDPVKSKHKMTQCPTCERWSHKVCLGLDEEQAVKTCIFCS; via the exons GAACTTCATGAATGCTAGATCTACACTGTCCATCACTGACGACAAGAAACCTATCAAGTGGACTAGAGGTCAGGCACAGTCTTCTGTACAAGAAGATGGAAGCTCGTGTGGAGTGTTTGTATTAATG aatgCAGAAGCTATACTCTCGAATGTTCCACCAACGCTTATGAGGCAGTGCCATGTACATAATTACAGACAGCATGCACTTCAGCGCCTGCTTAAGACGTCAACATCCAGTAAAGAAAAGATCAGAAGATGTGACCTTTCATTTTGTGTAGACCCAGTGAAATCCAAGCATAAGATGACCCAATGTCCCACATGCGAAAGATGGAGTCACAAAGTTTGTCTGGGTCTGGATGAGGAGCAAGCAGTAAAGACTTGCATCTTCTGTTCCTAG
- the LOC117319256 gene encoding uncharacterized protein LOC117319256, with translation MEESTVTDLIQQEIKKGFLSGPFQIPPFKQYRVSPIGLATGKYSGKKRLIVDLSAPHEDENNPSVNELINKEECSLSYVRIEDAIDIIKKIGPGAVMCKTDISDAFKLIPIQPSQWHLFCVKWDNQYYYYKRLAFGCRSSPKIFDNLSLAICWIASENYKVRNILHLLDDFITINSPKVDGKLTMDTLLHIFETLEIPLASHKTEGPCCEVEYLGIVLDSVKMEARLPVVKLERLLQMLKEFDGRKSLTKLELLQLLGHLNFASRVVPVGKSFISYLITLSTTVTSMRHHVRLNFDCREDIHMWIYFLIHWNGISLFRDSNISQAADMELYTDASATLGFGGYFQGKWFSSEWPVNLQLHGKQSKKASSVSIAYRELYPIVVACILWGRYWERKQVLFWCDNIATVDIINKGRSKALNMMPLMRKLTLCAAQNNFTV, from the coding sequence ATGGAAGAATCAACAGTGACAGACTTAATTCaacaagaaattaaaaaagGCTTTCTATCAGGACCATTTCAAATACCACCATTTAAACAGTATCGTGTTAGTCCTATCGGGCTTGCGACGGGTAAATATTCTGGCAAAAAGAGGTTAATTGTGGATTTGTCTGCCCCACATGAAGATGAGAACAACCCCAGTGTTAATGAACTTATCAATAAAGAGGAATGTTCTCTTTCTTATGTACGTATCGAGGATGCTATCGATATCATAAAGAAAATAGGACCTGGTGCAGTGATGTGCAAAACAGACATATCCGATGCATTTAAATTGATACCTATACAGCCATCACAATGGCATCTTTTCTGTGTTAAGTGGGACAATCAGTATTATTACTACAAGCGCTTAGCCTTCGGATGTAGGTCCAGCCCTAAAATATTTGACAATCTATCACTAGCTATTTGTTGGATAGCAAGTGAAAATTACAAGGTGCGGAATATCTTGCATCTGCTAGATGACTTTATAACTATCAATTCACCAAAGGTAGATGGCAAGCTCACCATGGATACTTTATTGCACATATTTGAGACTTTAGAAATTCCTCTGGCGTCTCACAAAACTGAAGGTCCTTGCTGTGAGGTGGAATATTTAGGAATTGTGTTAGATTCAGTAAAGATGGAAGCTAGATTGCCTGTTGTTAAACTTGAGAGGTTACTTCAGATGTTGAAAGAATTCGACGGAAGAAAATCActgacaaagttagagttgttGCAGTTACTTGGGCATTTAAATTTTGCTTCGCGTGTGGTTCCTGTGGGGAAGTCTTTCATCTCTTACCTGATCACACTTTCGACAACAGTAACTTCTATGAGACATCATGTCAGACTGAATTTTGATTGTCGAGAAGATATCCATATGTGGATCTACTTTCTGATACATTGGAACGGGATCTCTCTTTTTCGTGATTCCAATATATCACAGGCAGCAGACATGGAACTGTATACGGACGCTTCGGCCACTTTAGGTTTTGGAGGATACTTCCAGGGGAAATGGTTTTCTTCGGAATGGCCAGTTAACCTACAACTGCACGGCAAACAGTCTAAAAAGGCTAGCTCAGTGTCTATAGCATACAGAGAGCTTTATCCTATAGTAGTAGCTTGTATTCTGTGGGGCCGTTATTGGGAGAGGAAACAAGTGTTATTCTGGTGTGACAATATAGCTACGGTAGATATTATAAACAAAGGTAGATCTAAAGCCCTGAATATGATGCCGCTTATGAGGAAATTGACTTTATGTGCTGCTCAGAACAATTTTACTGTATAG
- the LOC117319254 gene encoding uncharacterized protein LOC117319254 → MTLLTPCLVLQMTRFKKLAPGADQFSIQSPTYGGGVMELEAVAQSLWSSSVAQRTKAAYETGFRTYLNFLLMQGIVAVILPQQAPPVTEQLLVLFVAYCYQVLKLSYTTIKLYMCGIKYMCMQFSNCPEFFYKSQVSPRLTVVLNGVKKVQGCTTKTRLPITADILAQLCAKWKQGFLGEFTDLLMETVCTIAFFGFLRCGEFTCTQKFDPRVNLCIGDVCIKDDHIEVHLKSSKTDPFRKGVNVCLFKNKESICPFDSISRYLSVRNVCNCSST, encoded by the coding sequence ATGACATTGCTGACGCCTTGTCTCGTTTTGCAGATGACCCGTTTCAAGAAACTCGCCCCTGGTGCAGATCAGTTTTCCATACAGAGTCCCACCTATGGAGGAGGTGTTATGGAGCTCGAAGCGGTAGCACAGTCTTTGTGGAGCAGTTCAGTGGCACAACGCACAAAGGCAGCATATGAAACAGGATTTAGAACATATCTCAATTTCCTGTTAATGCAGGGAATCGTTGCTGTTATTTTACCACAGCAAGCCCCTCCAGTCACAGAACAACTACTAGTCTTGTTTGTTGCCTattgttaccaggtgttaaaacTGAGTTATACCACAATTAAATTATACATGTGTGGCatcaaatacatgtgtatgcaGTTCAGTAACTGTCCAGAGTTTTTCTACAAATCTCAAGTTTCCCCTCGACTTACAGTAGTCCTCAATGGTGTTAAGAAAGTACAGGGATGTACAACAAAAACAAGACTCCCAATTACAGCTGACATTCTAGCACAGCTTTGTGCTAAATGGAAACAAGGTTTTCTTGGAGAGTTCACCGATCTTCTTATGGAAACAGTATGTACAATAGCCTTTTTTGGATTCCTTAGGTGCGGTGAATTCACGTGTACACAGAAGTTTGATCCCAGGGTAAATTTATGTATAGGTGATGTGTGTATTAAGGATGATCATATTGAAGTGCACTTGAAATCGTCAAAAACAGACCCTTTCCGTAAAGGGGTAAATGTGTGTTTATTCAAAAACAAAGAAAGTATATGTCCATTTGACAGTATATCTAGGTACCTCAGTGTGCGAAATGTTTGCAACTGCTCATCCACGTGA